In a genomic window of Weissella tructae:
- a CDS encoding segregation and condensation protein A, which yields MDEVLTYHVEDFDGPLDLLLHLIKINEMDIFDIPIVDITQQYLEFLHNAEAHNLDVGGDFLVMAATLMSIKASYLLPQPEIFESDMEMDALIEQGDPREELMQQLLEYQQYQEAAEDLRELEGTRQQQFSRAAMDVPFDIDAEPLPVGLELDDLQAAFKRLLQKRTVTEQRGQTRTMRGETWSVRQQMNLLMQRVMEERTVTFDTLFATHDSRDKIVTTFLGLLELVRHQHLLVAQVEEFGTITFSAGTEPYTFKEEGKLADDESTTN from the coding sequence ATGGATGAAGTATTAACCTATCATGTGGAAGATTTTGATGGCCCGCTCGATTTATTGCTACATCTGATTAAGATTAATGAGATGGATATCTTTGATATTCCGATTGTGGATATCACACAGCAATATTTAGAGTTTCTACATAATGCAGAAGCCCATAATTTAGATGTTGGTGGTGACTTTTTGGTCATGGCTGCGACATTGATGTCAATTAAGGCGAGTTATCTATTACCACAACCTGAAATTTTTGAGTCAGATATGGAAATGGATGCCTTAATTGAACAAGGGGATCCACGTGAAGAACTGATGCAGCAATTGTTGGAATACCAACAATATCAAGAAGCCGCTGAAGACTTACGTGAGCTAGAAGGTACGCGACAACAACAATTTTCGCGTGCCGCTATGGACGTGCCGTTTGATATTGACGCGGAACCGCTACCTGTCGGTTTGGAATTAGATGATTTGCAAGCAGCCTTTAAACGCTTATTGCAAAAGCGGACGGTGACTGAACAACGTGGGCAAACACGCACAATGCGTGGGGAAACATGGTCTGTTCGTCAACAGATGAACCTATTGATGCAACGGGTAATGGAAGAAAGAACGGTTACGTTTGATACTTTGTTTGCGACACATGATAGTCGTGATAAAATTGTGACAACCTTTCTTGGTTTATTAGAATTGGTTCGTCACCAACATCTATTAGTCGCACAGGTAGAAGAATTTGGCACGATTACCTTTTCAGCAGGAACGGAACCGTACACATTTAAAGAAGAAGGAAAGTTAGCAGATGACGAATCGACAACAAATTGA
- the xerD gene encoding site-specific tyrosine recombinase XerD — protein MKIDVGPFQDQLMDYLHYLTVERGLSQNTKISYQQDLVRFMGYLQKQKLDLMAVDRFVILNFLKVLDDEGKSRNSIIHMHSTLRKFFQFASESGWVAASPMDHVDPPKKAYHVPAVLTIDEVDALLDSQDTTTVLGLRNRTMLEVMYATGLRVSEVVNLKLDDLHLDLGLIKILGKGDKERLLPIGDIASEWLIRYINEGRPHQGKQQDTKIVFLNAHGRQLTRQGVWKSIKQWVKDAKIEKDVSPHTLRHSFATHILHNGADLRIVQELLGHADISTTQIYTHLTDERMTQVYNKSHPRA, from the coding sequence ATGAAAATTGATGTCGGACCATTTCAAGATCAACTCATGGATTATCTACACTACTTGACGGTTGAACGCGGTCTATCGCAAAATACTAAAATTTCGTATCAACAAGACTTAGTCCGTTTTATGGGTTATCTGCAAAAGCAGAAGCTGGATTTAATGGCCGTGGATCGTTTTGTCATTCTGAACTTTTTAAAAGTTCTAGATGATGAGGGGAAATCACGTAATTCGATTATCCATATGCATTCAACGCTACGTAAATTCTTTCAATTTGCGTCAGAGTCTGGTTGGGTAGCGGCTAGTCCAATGGACCATGTTGATCCCCCTAAAAAAGCGTATCATGTACCAGCTGTCTTAACGATTGATGAGGTTGATGCCTTGCTGGATTCACAAGATACCACAACTGTTTTAGGTTTACGTAATCGCACGATGCTAGAAGTGATGTATGCGACTGGCTTACGGGTTAGCGAAGTGGTTAATTTGAAGTTAGACGATTTACATCTCGACCTAGGCTTAATCAAAATCCTGGGGAAGGGTGATAAAGAACGTTTATTGCCGATTGGTGATATCGCCTCAGAATGGTTGATTCGTTATATCAATGAAGGCCGTCCGCATCAAGGAAAGCAACAAGATACGAAAATTGTTTTCCTGAATGCGCATGGGCGTCAATTAACGCGCCAAGGTGTTTGGAAGTCGATTAAACAATGGGTTAAAGACGCGAAAATTGAAAAAGATGTATCACCTCATACCTTGCGTCATTCGTTTGCGACGCATATTTTGCATAATGGTGCGGATTTGCGAATCGTACAGGAGCTGTTGGGGCATGCGGATATTTCAACGACGCAAATCTATACGCATTTGACCGATGAACGGATGACGCAAGTTTATAATAAAAGCCATCCACGGGCATAA
- a CDS encoding S1 RNA-binding domain-containing protein — protein sequence MAHTVGEIITATVTDENELDYFAQVDGVTYAIDKRELEKPLNIGGKVSGFAYENDRHQLQITKNIPDVRLGHYAWGTVTDIRRDLGVFVDIGLPNKDLAVSLDELPTIKELWPQRGDKLMVTLRIDKKDRLWAELGSGEVMQAIRVPAKPFMRNQNVKATVYRLKMVGTLVITEHYQLGFIHPSERNREPRLGEEVDVRVIGVREDGNLNLSMRPRNLEALGEDAQMILTLLERSATKTLPFNDKSEPKAISRYFGMSKSQFKRAVGTLYKQRKLTQDEDGLHLVESAED from the coding sequence ATGGCCCATACAGTTGGTGAAATTATCACAGCAACGGTTACAGACGAAAATGAATTGGATTACTTTGCCCAAGTTGATGGTGTGACATATGCCATTGATAAGCGTGAATTAGAAAAGCCATTGAACATTGGTGGAAAGGTCAGCGGTTTTGCTTATGAAAACGACCGCCACCAATTACAAATTACAAAGAACATTCCTGATGTCCGTCTAGGGCACTATGCCTGGGGAACGGTTACAGATATCCGTCGTGATTTGGGTGTGTTCGTTGATATTGGTTTGCCGAACAAGGATTTGGCGGTGTCATTAGATGAATTACCAACAATCAAAGAACTATGGCCACAACGTGGTGATAAGTTGATGGTGACACTACGTATTGATAAGAAGGACCGTCTATGGGCGGAACTGGGTTCTGGAGAAGTGATGCAAGCCATTCGTGTGCCTGCTAAGCCATTTATGCGTAACCAAAACGTTAAGGCAACGGTTTACCGTTTGAAGATGGTTGGAACGTTGGTTATCACAGAACATTACCAATTAGGATTCATTCACCCAAGTGAACGTAATCGCGAACCACGTCTTGGTGAAGAAGTGGACGTACGTGTCATCGGTGTTCGTGAAGACGGTAACTTGAACTTGTCAATGCGTCCACGTAACTTGGAAGCTTTGGGCGAAGATGCGCAAATGATTTTGACTTTGTTGGAACGTTCAGCAACTAAGACATTGCCATTTAACGATAAGTCAGAACCAAAGGCTATTTCACGTTACTTTGGTATGTCTAAGTCACAATTTAAGCGTGCGGTTGGTACCTTGTACAAGCAACGTAAGCTAACACAAGATGAAGATGGACTACACTTGGTAGAATCAGCTGAAGACTAA
- a CDS encoding MIP/aquaporin family protein produces the protein MMRLKLFGEAAGTALLIYLGTGLVIFGGPYTDLLGPAMGWGLALAVLVYTFGPLSGAHFNPAVTLTMFLTKRMSGKEAGQYVGAQLVGGLLGELLVVLTYKSVLHQTGQSWEAGVAVNNLNATVFPNLSVGMAFLTEVVLTTILLVVVLVLNNKKLGVNGAQGALVVGFTIFILVMVGGNLTGASMNPVRSLFPAMFAGGLALSSLWVYLTAPFVGAGIAVLIDKYILSTDDVIDGE, from the coding sequence ATGATGCGATTGAAATTGTTTGGGGAAGCCGCAGGAACAGCGTTACTAATCTACTTAGGAACAGGTTTGGTTATCTTTGGTGGGCCATATACTGACTTGCTTGGTCCAGCCATGGGTTGGGGATTAGCTCTGGCGGTCTTAGTTTATACCTTTGGACCTTTGTCTGGTGCTCACTTTAATCCAGCTGTAACACTGACCATGTTTTTGACGAAACGTATGTCTGGTAAAGAAGCTGGACAATATGTTGGTGCGCAATTAGTTGGAGGTTTGTTGGGTGAATTGTTGGTCGTTTTGACTTACAAGTCAGTTTTGCACCAAACTGGTCAAAGCTGGGAGGCAGGAGTCGCGGTAAACAATCTGAATGCGACTGTATTCCCTAATTTGAGTGTTGGGATGGCGTTCCTAACAGAAGTTGTTTTGACAACAATCTTGTTGGTTGTTGTGCTTGTTTTGAACAATAAGAAGCTTGGTGTTAATGGTGCCCAAGGGGCCTTGGTTGTTGGATTTACCATCTTCATCTTAGTGATGGTTGGTGGTAATTTGACAGGAGCCTCAATGAACCCAGTTCGTTCATTGTTCCCAGCGATGTTTGCGGGTGGTTTGGCATTATCATCACTATGGGTATACCTAACAGCGCCATTTGTGGGTGCAGGAATTGCAGTCTTGATTGACAAGTATATCTTGAGTACTGATGACGTTATTGATGGGGAATAA
- the tpiA gene encoding triose-phosphate isomerase, whose translation MRVPFIVGNWKTNKKAAEVHHFLRAIEGKLPEPNVVEVGIAAQDIFLHEMVIYADQVEEPLQIFSENIHWADEGSYTGETSPAALADIGVNGAIVGHYERRKMFKETNGTVGLKVAAALRNGLTPIIAIAEDTTRYNPDDIEMPPLTEIAVALAGIDRKQADKIVIAYEPAWAIGASEAPTMDVIEHAAKVIRASLAILFTQEVADKIRIQYGGSVTPANAAEIMQQPNIDGLLIGRASLEPADFLHMIDDAVTSTAQKGSL comes from the coding sequence ATGAGAGTACCGTTTATTGTTGGGAATTGGAAGACAAATAAAAAGGCTGCGGAAGTGCATCATTTTCTACGTGCCATTGAAGGTAAATTACCAGAACCTAACGTTGTAGAAGTTGGGATTGCGGCACAAGATATCTTCTTACATGAAATGGTCATCTACGCGGATCAAGTTGAAGAACCACTACAAATCTTCTCCGAAAATATTCACTGGGCGGATGAAGGTTCATATACGGGTGAAACGTCTCCAGCTGCCTTGGCTGATATTGGAGTGAATGGCGCGATTGTAGGTCATTATGAACGTCGTAAGATGTTTAAAGAAACCAACGGAACGGTCGGCTTAAAAGTAGCCGCTGCTTTGCGGAATGGACTAACGCCAATTATTGCGATTGCGGAAGATACTACACGTTACAATCCGGATGATATTGAAATGCCACCATTGACGGAAATTGCGGTTGCGTTAGCGGGGATTGATCGTAAGCAAGCAGACAAAATTGTGATTGCGTATGAACCAGCTTGGGCAATTGGGGCTAGTGAAGCGCCAACGATGGATGTTATTGAACATGCGGCGAAGGTGATTCGTGCCTCATTAGCCATCTTGTTTACGCAAGAAGTGGCGGATAAGATTCGTATTCAATACGGAGGATCAGTAACACCAGCGAATGCGGCTGAAATTATGCAACAACCGAATATTGATGGCTTATTGATTGGCCGTGCGTCATTAGAACCGGCTGATTTCTTACACATGATTGATGATGCAGTCACAAGTACTGCGCAGAAAGGGAGTCTATGA
- a CDS encoding FAD-dependent oxidoreductase: MSLSTLERTKTLKRLQEEPLDVLVIGGGITGAGIALQSAASNLKTGLIEMQDFAEGTSSRSTKLVHGGIRYLKTFDVDVVADTVSERARIQKIAPHIPRPSRMLMPLYDDKESTFSPFSAKLAMELYDKLAAVPGDSPYAHKLLSADEVSEYVPNLKQDNLLGLAVYLDYQNNDARLTIENIKQAAADGALALSQAKAVDINETDDGKLVTVQDNITGEMFKIRAKVVVNAGGPWYDKVLRLADTNEQQKIRPTKGVHLVVDASRLSVPETLYFDSGYQDGRMLFVIPREGKTYFGTTDTDFTGDYAHPRVEQADVDYLLKAVNARFTDADLTLDDIQASWAGLRPLIGTGDYNGNTQKKKITDDGLRELQGVLNEYFNAEVERQVVDTTLADLAAGGKSASSVSRGFEIKMSYGMVNVSGGKLTDYRLMGSDAMKLVAQMLTEEFNQTVTLVDSTQYAISGGHFNHLAVDEAMAIYTDMLMDAGIDEADAKMMANLYGSNVPELLTYVHSGQQAPGLNLAQTSMLHYAIEAEMVMRPIDFLLRRTNYLLFHAEETNQIEEAVIAEMANVLNWTPDVLAKMTEEYYHLRGEAQLAHLKEG; the protein is encoded by the coding sequence ATGAGTTTGTCAACATTAGAACGAACAAAAACACTTAAGCGATTACAAGAAGAACCATTAGATGTCTTGGTGATTGGTGGTGGAATTACTGGTGCGGGAATTGCACTACAATCTGCGGCTTCAAATTTGAAGACCGGTTTAATTGAAATGCAAGACTTTGCAGAAGGGACAAGTAGTCGTTCAACGAAATTAGTTCACGGTGGTATCCGTTACCTAAAGACATTTGACGTGGATGTTGTCGCTGATACAGTGAGTGAACGTGCCCGTATTCAAAAGATTGCGCCACACATTCCACGCCCATCACGTATGCTGATGCCATTGTATGACGATAAGGAATCAACTTTTAGCCCATTTAGTGCTAAGTTGGCGATGGAATTATATGACAAGCTAGCGGCGGTACCAGGGGATAGCCCATATGCGCACAAGCTATTGTCAGCTGATGAAGTCAGTGAATATGTGCCTAATTTGAAGCAAGATAATTTATTGGGATTAGCGGTTTATTTGGATTACCAAAACAATGATGCCCGCCTAACTATTGAAAACATTAAGCAAGCGGCGGCTGATGGTGCTCTAGCATTGAGTCAAGCCAAGGCCGTGGATATCAATGAAACAGATGATGGTAAGTTGGTAACCGTGCAAGACAACATTACGGGTGAAATGTTCAAAATCCGTGCGAAGGTTGTGGTTAATGCAGGGGGGCCTTGGTATGACAAGGTCTTACGCTTAGCAGATACAAATGAACAACAAAAGATTCGTCCTACTAAGGGTGTGCATCTAGTTGTGGATGCGAGTCGTTTGTCAGTTCCAGAAACATTGTATTTTGACTCTGGATATCAAGACGGGCGTATGTTGTTTGTGATTCCACGTGAGGGTAAAACTTACTTTGGAACGACTGATACTGACTTTACCGGCGATTACGCACACCCACGTGTTGAACAAGCCGATGTTGATTACTTGTTGAAGGCAGTTAATGCACGTTTTACTGATGCAGATCTTACATTAGACGACATTCAAGCCAGTTGGGCTGGTTTGCGTCCATTGATTGGAACCGGTGATTACAACGGTAACACGCAAAAGAAGAAGATTACCGATGACGGTTTGCGTGAACTACAAGGTGTCTTGAACGAATACTTTAATGCTGAAGTTGAACGTCAAGTTGTGGATACAACCTTAGCTGATTTGGCTGCGGGTGGTAAGTCAGCATCTAGTGTCTCACGTGGCTTTGAAATTAAGATGAGCTATGGCATGGTGAATGTCTCTGGTGGAAAGCTAACCGATTATCGTTTGATGGGATCAGATGCGATGAAGTTAGTGGCGCAAATGTTGACGGAAGAATTTAACCAGACTGTGACATTAGTCGATTCAACGCAATATGCCATTTCAGGTGGTCATTTCAACCACTTGGCAGTGGATGAAGCAATGGCGATTTACACGGACATGTTGATGGATGCTGGTATTGATGAAGCAGATGCGAAGATGATGGCGAACTTGTATGGATCGAATGTACCTGAGCTATTAACTTATGTGCACAGTGGACAACAAGCGCCAGGTCTAAATTTGGCCCAAACAAGTATGTTGCATTATGCAATTGAAGCGGAAATGGTCATGCGTCCGATTGACTTCTTGTTGCGTCGTACAAATTACCTACTATTCCACGCTGAAGAAACAAATCAAATTGAAGAAGCGGTCATTGCGGAAATGGCCAATGTGTTGAATTGGACGCCTGATGTCCTAGCGAAGATGACAGAAGAATACTATCACTTACGTGGCGAGGCTCAATTAGCACATCTGAAAGAAGGGTAA
- the glpK gene encoding glycerol kinase GlpK, producing MPKYILTIDEGTSSARAVIYDKKGEVVTRAQREITMFYPNAGWVEQDANEIWVAVQAVIATALIQSGIQPHDIAGVGITNQRETTVIWDKETGLPIHKAIVWQSRQTGEIAEELREKGYEDMIRAKTGLTVDAYFSATKIRYILDNVPGAQQQAEKGDLLFGTIDTWLLWKLTGGAVHATDYTNASRTMLYDIHKLQWDQEIMDLLNIPAAILPEVRSSSEVYGKAMPVHFFGAEVPIAGIAGDQQASLFGQLALDAGTVKNTYGTGAFIMMNTADKPIMSEHGLLTTIGYGLDGKVTYALEGSVFVAGSAMQWLRDGIEMIEKTSVSEELAYSSTNEDEVYVVPAFTGLGAPYWDSEARGAIFGLTRGTTRADFVKATLQSLAYQSKDVVDVMVRETGIAVPEIRVDGGASLNNYLMQFQADLLNAPVKRAANVESTAMGAAYLAGLAVGFWKDVEELKSLQDISKVYEPEMDQTRAQTLYEGWTDAVNATQSFKPKKVVE from the coding sequence ATGCCAAAGTACATTTTAACAATTGATGAAGGAACAAGTAGTGCCCGTGCCGTGATTTATGACAAGAAGGGTGAAGTCGTTACACGTGCACAACGTGAAATTACAATGTTTTATCCGAACGCTGGTTGGGTTGAACAAGACGCGAATGAAATTTGGGTTGCCGTTCAAGCGGTGATCGCAACGGCGTTGATTCAATCAGGAATTCAACCACATGATATCGCGGGAGTTGGAATTACGAACCAACGTGAAACCACAGTTATTTGGGATAAGGAAACTGGACTACCAATCCATAAGGCAATTGTTTGGCAATCACGTCAAACAGGGGAAATTGCGGAAGAACTACGTGAAAAGGGTTATGAAGACATGATTCGTGCAAAGACTGGTTTGACAGTCGATGCCTACTTCTCAGCCACAAAGATTCGCTACATTCTAGATAATGTACCTGGCGCACAACAACAAGCTGAAAAGGGAGATTTGTTGTTTGGAACAATTGATACATGGTTGTTGTGGAAGTTAACAGGTGGTGCGGTTCATGCCACTGATTACACAAATGCATCTCGTACGATGTTGTACGACATTCACAAGTTGCAATGGGATCAAGAAATTATGGACTTGCTAAATATCCCAGCAGCAATCTTGCCAGAAGTCCGTTCATCATCTGAAGTTTATGGAAAGGCAATGCCAGTCCACTTCTTCGGGGCGGAAGTGCCAATTGCCGGAATCGCCGGTGACCAACAAGCGTCATTGTTTGGACAACTAGCCTTGGATGCTGGAACCGTTAAGAATACTTACGGTACTGGAGCCTTCATCATGATGAACACGGCTGATAAGCCAATCATGTCTGAACATGGCTTGCTGACGACCATTGGATATGGCTTGGATGGTAAGGTGACTTACGCGCTAGAAGGATCTGTCTTCGTTGCTGGGTCAGCCATGCAATGGCTACGTGACGGAATCGAAATGATTGAAAAGACATCAGTCAGTGAAGAGTTGGCGTACAGTTCAACTAATGAAGATGAAGTTTATGTGGTACCAGCCTTTACTGGATTAGGTGCACCGTACTGGGATTCAGAAGCACGTGGGGCGATCTTTGGTCTAACGCGTGGAACAACACGTGCCGACTTTGTTAAGGCAACGCTACAATCATTGGCTTACCAAAGTAAGGATGTTGTGGACGTGATGGTTCGTGAAACAGGTATTGCGGTGCCTGAAATCCGTGTCGACGGTGGGGCATCACTAAACAACTACTTGATGCAATTCCAAGCTGACTTATTGAATGCACCAGTTAAGCGTGCGGCCAATGTTGAAAGTACAGCGATGGGAGCGGCTTACCTAGCTGGATTAGCGGTTGGTTTCTGGAAGGACGTCGAAGAATTGAAGTCACTACAAGATATTTCAAAGGTGTACGAACCAGAAATGGATCAAACACGTGCGCAAACCTTGTATGAAGGTTGGACTGATGCGGTTAACGCAACACAAAGTTTCAAGCCTAAGAAAGTGGTGGAATAA
- a CDS encoding helix-turn-helix domain-containing protein produces MILTYPIAKAVFTKIQADITPISLMITTPTGKILTSDQPNWTNETLSIPSEALENTSPLQLINQADPVYLIPLVFRSQKIGYLGLVGSLATIDPLIKIVSRSANLILAEEMFNANAETRQLPATRAKFLDQWLHRDPDTFSHDFILLGQSFGYDVLKPHRILVVSGSITSDELKDYALHALPLSDNNQQMIILDGHNPTLDELSITQPAGISAPTLNLKQALQQAQSALNQALTLPITSPVDWQRSQYITLLLSSAMQLKRPFSFKSNSNTTDLLNTFRVYFENNGHLQQTADALHIHRNTLNYRLDMIHRTTELDPRNYQDLIFLYIVFLGHRQGENGSDTTLSL; encoded by the coding sequence ATGATACTAACATATCCAATTGCAAAAGCTGTATTCACAAAGATACAGGCAGACATCACACCAATTTCATTAATGATTACCACACCCACCGGAAAAATTCTCACAAGCGACCAACCTAACTGGACTAATGAGACACTCTCAATTCCATCAGAAGCATTAGAAAACACGTCTCCATTACAGTTAATCAATCAAGCTGACCCCGTTTATCTCATTCCATTAGTATTTCGTTCTCAAAAAATTGGTTATTTGGGCCTTGTCGGTTCACTTGCGACCATTGATCCTTTGATTAAAATCGTTTCTCGCTCGGCGAACTTAATTTTGGCCGAGGAAATGTTTAATGCGAACGCTGAAACACGTCAATTACCTGCAACACGCGCTAAGTTCTTAGATCAATGGCTTCATCGTGATCCCGATACATTCTCACACGACTTTATTTTACTGGGCCAATCTTTTGGCTATGACGTCCTTAAGCCACATCGGATTTTAGTCGTTTCAGGTTCAATTACCTCTGATGAACTAAAAGATTACGCCCTTCATGCCTTACCTTTATCAGATAATAACCAACAAATGATTATTTTAGATGGTCACAATCCCACTCTCGATGAATTATCTATTACACAGCCAGCTGGTATATCAGCGCCTACCTTAAATCTAAAACAAGCCTTACAACAAGCGCAAAGCGCACTAAATCAAGCCTTAACTCTACCAATCACATCTCCGGTTGATTGGCAACGATCACAATACATCACCTTACTCTTGTCTAGCGCGATGCAATTAAAGCGCCCTTTTAGTTTCAAGAGTAATTCCAACACGACTGATTTATTGAATACCTTCCGTGTCTATTTTGAAAATAATGGTCATCTACAACAAACGGCGGATGCCTTACACATCCATCGCAACACCTTGAACTATCGTCTAGATATGATTCACCGCACGACCGAATTAGATCCACGTAATTATCAAGACCTCATCTTCTTGTACATTGTGTTTTTGGGTCATCGTCAAGGCGAAAACGGTAGTGACACCACGCTATCTTTATAA
- a CDS encoding cation:proton antiporter, whose amino-acid sequence MTNLVSILILIAVALLAGWLGTKIGLSRVVGQLMAGLIVGPALLGWVEPTHLIDILAEAGVLLLLFNAGLETDIKALKKNAKPATYVAVMGVIVPLIAFPLAALAFGIAFDIAIFWGIVFAATSISITIAVLAEQNKIQTRVGAVVLGAAVLDDILALLLVTVYTMFIGSQGLSLTTLFPLIAFGLGLLVSRWSKAHDLHKGLSILGDWTLFPIFFGSIGLAVHLTISMHEMVMLVILTALAIATKYYGSGFGARFAGMDAIEGRAIGAGMVSRGEMALVIAKIGAGAGVLAPEQFAQFVVVIILSTIAAPIMLKPMLAKVN is encoded by the coding sequence ATGACAAATCTAGTGAGTATTTTAATTTTAATTGCTGTCGCGCTATTAGCGGGATGGTTAGGGACTAAAATTGGTCTCTCACGTGTTGTTGGTCAATTGATGGCTGGTCTGATTGTTGGGCCTGCTTTGCTAGGGTGGGTTGAACCAACACATCTTATCGATATTTTGGCAGAAGCTGGAGTATTGTTGTTGTTGTTCAATGCCGGTCTAGAAACAGACATTAAGGCCTTGAAGAAGAACGCTAAGCCTGCAACTTATGTTGCCGTAATGGGTGTGATTGTTCCCCTAATCGCTTTCCCGTTGGCTGCGTTAGCTTTTGGTATCGCTTTTGACATCGCCATTTTCTGGGGAATTGTCTTCGCTGCCACATCAATCTCAATTACGATTGCGGTATTAGCTGAACAAAACAAGATCCAAACGCGTGTTGGAGCCGTTGTGCTTGGAGCGGCTGTCTTGGATGACATCTTGGCATTGTTGTTGGTTACGGTCTACACAATGTTTATTGGTAGCCAAGGTTTGAGCCTAACAACACTATTCCCATTGATCGCCTTTGGGCTTGGTCTATTGGTAAGTCGTTGGTCTAAGGCCCATGACTTGCACAAGGGGCTTTCAATCTTGGGGGATTGGACATTGTTCCCAATCTTCTTTGGATCAATCGGATTGGCTGTTCACCTAACAATCTCAATGCACGAAATGGTTATGTTGGTTATTTTGACAGCATTGGCCATTGCAACTAAGTACTACGGATCTGGTTTCGGAGCCCGTTTTGCTGGCATGGACGCCATCGAAGGTCGTGCCATTGGAGCTGGAATGGTTTCTCGTGGAGAAATGGCCTTAGTTATTGCTAAGATTGGGGCTGGAGCCGGTGTCTTGGCACCAGAACAATTCGCGCAATTCGTTGTGGTTATTATCCTATCAACAATTGCAGCGCCAATTATGTTGAAGCCTATGTTGGCCAAGGTTAACTAA
- a CDS encoding type II toxin-antitoxin system RelB/DinJ family antitoxin has translation MAEKLIQLRVEDNVKDKADEIFKAQGLTTQTAIKIFLTQVAHTGNSPFDNLFSAK, from the coding sequence ATGGCAGAAAAGCTAATTCAATTGCGTGTTGAAGACAATGTTAAAGACAAGGCTGACGAAATTTTCAAGGCACAAGGTCTAACAACGCAAACAGCAATCAAGATTTTTTTGACGCAAGTCGCACATACTGGTAACTCACCATTTGACAATTTGTTCTCAGCAAAGTAA